AAAATATGGAAATGTATTCCTACTTCTTTATGTACTCTATTTTGTCAGCtacccattcccgacagctgCCTCGACAGGGGAAATTTTGTTGccccacacgggtatcgaaccgcaCTTCTGGACCCCAATGCTCTAACTCTCGGTTATCCTATTCTTCAACAAGGCTAGTATATCATTAAAGCAAGGATGAATAGTTACAAACTGATGAGCAAATCAGGGGCtgtagaaaacaacaacaacaacaacaacaacaacaataacaagacaGCTGCAGATGATAATGGTGACGactatgacgacgacgacgatgatgaataAAACCTGTTTCTATGGCGTCCGGATAGTCGGAGACCCACTGCGGCAGAGCCAGCCCAAAAAACAGGGAGACGCCGAGCACAGTCATATTGCGCAAACTTTTCATGTCGGCGTAGAAGGCGATGGACAAGCCGACGGAGGCGACGAGACCGAGGATAACGCCAAGAACGCCTCCAACCACCGGGTCTGGCACCAGCGTCAGCACGGCGCCTACTTTGCCGGACATGCCGCACACGATGAGGAGGACTCCGGCCAGCTGGAACACGCGCAGACTGGCCACCTGCACGACAAGGACAAGGTCAGAAATACAATCCTATCAGACGATggatgacctgtgacctgtgttCTGTGTTCTGCGAGGCCGCAGTCCTGACAAACTACTGCCGTTGTTTTACAATCGAAAACATTAACGGGACCAATAAAAATTACGGATGTATCCGATGCGCATTGATAGAAGGACGCAAATAGCCCGTGCACGTGGCGACTGAAAGGTTATATCCGTTTATGCATGCGCACTCTGCTGAAGATCGATTGAATTCTGAGATAAAGTGTAATTGTTGAAACGGGAGTGTATGGACCTTATTCACGCAACCACTATCTAGAAACCAGAACGAGGCCTCATGGACCGGTGTAGCGGCTACCAAAATATACGAGGAATGATCTATCTAATAAAACCTCCgtcattttgtatttaaaattcaATCCACGTTCCCACATTTACCTACCACCAGTTGGCGccacttaccttgtagtggtgttgTGACTTGAGCGCCTTGTCGATCTACAGAGCGATgtcggcaggagccttgtgctcctggcaggtctaaccaagcccaacaggtctgtcaggggagaggccagacgaaaatgttttttcctgaccctccaggttgggggttttgctttgggctaacaacccactcacgtaaaaaaaaaaaatgtgggagACCCAAGCAgaattggaaaagaacagcagaaagcgaggcaaaggactaCGGAACCACCTGGACCCAACTGAGGGTTGTGGGGGGATCTGTCGGGCATTCTTCCTCGTAACCATGAGGCCCACgaagttttgttttggaaagtCGCGAGATCCGCGCGTTAGTAAAGTTCATTTTGCTGATGTAACTATACAGTGCCATCGACATATGGCATATGTGCCGCCGCGCATGCGTAAACGTCAAGCAACGGGCATTTTCCTTCTCCCGAACGGTTGGTTCATCTGTGACTTCGAATTTAACGGAAAGAGCCGAAAGTCAGCTATCCAGtttatgtaattaaaattatacgAAGATAAGTAATTGTTGGCTTAGAAgtgcttttgaaaacaaatatcagcCAAGCTTCTCTCCCTAACACCCTCCTTTGAGTTAGAAAGTGAATGAAATATACAGATAAAAAATACTAACGATAAAAAATACTCTCCAAAGTAAAAtacataaagaaagaagacgatTGAAGGGAACTGGACATTACAGATGAAGGTGTAGAACATGGACAGAGGCCAGATGAAGCTGAATTGCGAGTGAATTGTACAAGTTCAGACGATATCTGCAACTCACTTTGGTGATGCCAACGGCTCCTGTGTTGTTGCTGTAGGATGTTGTCGCATGGCCCGCACCTAACATGCCGCTGAAGACGCTGGCCAGACCCTCCATGGCCACGGCGCGGTTCATGGCACTGGGCGGGGGGAACGGGACCCGGCAAATTCTGGCCGAGGCATAGTAGTCACCAATGGATTCCACCACTGATGACATAGTGGCCACCAGCATCCCCCAAAATCCTGCAGCACTGACCGTGGGGAGTCCAAACTGAACTGTCAACAGGAAAGACAACGGATACCATCATacactgtattattttaaagctGAATTCATTTggattttctcctttttttgtattaaacCCCTATTTCCTTAGAATTTTTTGTGAATTGTGACGCCAGACACTGGAAAACGAAGGATGATGTTATTAAGGCCATGAGGTAGTATTCGTTCTTTGAGTCTAATAATGCATTTGCCCGTAAACAAATGTATCCATTTTCATGCCTACTTCTAGTTCACTGTTTGAAGCTGAAAACTAGCTAGCACATCGTTGTGGTCATAGGGGTAGGTAACTGAAGTAATACAATGTACTGTCATCTCAGTTTCACTTTTGTTCCCCattattttagtgtttttttttttaaatttgttacaGATGATTTGTTACCaacattcaaaatatattttccaggAGCTTTGTCACAGCACTGTGACACGACACATTGAGAAGCGTACATTAATTaagttgtttaatttttatttaaatcctAGGTGACTCTGTTCACGAAGTCAGTTACCTACACGGGTAAGGAAAGCTTATCCAGGGGGCCTCCCGCAGCACGTGCAGTCTGACGTCAGTGCGCGCCATGTAGTAGGAGCTGTTGACGTTGTTCGGGAAAACCTCCGTCACCGTCAGTATGTGTGACGTCAGCCACGAAACGACCATCGCCAGCAGAGGCTGATGAGAGATCACAGTGAGTCGCCAATGAAAAGGACGATGAGAATGAGAATGAGAATGAGGCATACTTGTGATCGCTTTGGCCTTAGGTTATCAGGCTtgtgttaaaacaaaatgagaagCGCGCTGCTTCGATAACCGTGTAACGCAGGAACTTTATGTTATCTTCTTAGATTGGATCCAGCTGTCTGCAGTGAGTTCTGAACTCCAtagagggagagatgggcaccaccttCACATAAAAGCTGCACCCGAGAAAAGCGAGGTCTGGCACTTCACTTCCCAGCTTCCAGAAAaatcctttgctttttttttttaagattataaagacagaacaaggttttctttattttcattcatgtcCTACATACTCATACTTATGAATAGAATGACATTACCACCTCTACAAGAATTTATTTCGTGTGTGTTAGGGCTCCTGTCGTTTatcattttactgttttgtttttaagaatcTATGTCTCTATTTTTGGacatctttcatttctgtctAATGAATCGAAGAATTTAGTAATCAATCATTTAGctcttttatctgtttgtagTTGTGTTTGTAACTCTGCTCCTCATCTATAATCTTATTGGGGTATCTATCATTCATATGTATGTATGGTTATGTTTGGGCagctgtttatctgtttatcgCTGTGTCTGGCTGGCGACATCGGACATAATAGTAGGCCCATCACGCACCCTGCAACCAGCTGCCACCCGACAAAGCTGAGTGCCGTGTCGGTGGTAAGACAAGCTCCGTCCATGGACTGCCACGAACAAAGGGCAGTGGGCCAGGGTGGGCCAGGGTGCAGCAGGGCGTTAAACTGCACGTGCACCCTGCTTCCACTGTGTCCTGCAACAAGTGCTTGCAGCGCAACGGGAGGTCGGCAAATGAACTTGCAACAAGGTCCTGGCCTAGAATACAGTGGGTTTGTCAGCCTCCGTAATTGTTTATAATTACACAGGGCAATGCTTCATCTTGTATATCTTACAGCTACCTCCAGTCgactgcatgtggcatttgtttacagggctggctgtcttgccgccatgtagtcttagttgctgactcggcgtaaaacacccattcccctcccctctccccgcCCACATACACATTGAATAGAAATCATTATTTAATACGTTCATTTAACATATACAATGATACGTAGCAAAGTACAAGATACTAAAAAGGAATCCAAAATTAAAATGATCGAATTTTGAGCTATGATGGTGAACACGAATGATGACCCTACTTGAGAATTGTGGGGTTCACATACATGGACATCTATGGCACGTTTGTCAACAGACATCAGCAGATACCAACCGAGAGAAGCTGCACGACTGGGAACCGACCGACGTGGAAtcctcggtcacgtgaccaggacaGGCATGGTTGATGATACCGCCCCAGCAGTAGGGAGAAGACCAGCACCAGAACCACGGTCCTGATAGAGAAATGAGTCAAAGATTATGTTTCAGGTGTCTGTGGTGTGAATGTACCCGCTCCTTACATTAACAGTTAGGCTAATAATTATGTCGTTATATTTGTAACACTTGATATtctcttatttaaaaataccCTAGATTTATGCATTCTAgttccacatcatcatcatcatcctcgtcatcgtcatcaacaacaacaacaacaacaacaacaacaacaacaacaacaacaatgccccATATTTGTGGCCAGTCAGGCGTGTCCGACTTACAAGGAGGCGATGCCCCACTGCACTTTGGCAAAGAAGACGAAGACGTTAGTGAGGGAGAGGCCGATGAGAGCGATGGTAGGGGCGATGGTGAGGGGGCCGATGAAGCGCAGCAGTAGCCCCATGAGCCCCGTGCACCCCAGCAAGACCTGAACCAGCGAGGCCAGCATCAGGTTGCCTTGGATCTGTCGGCAGGATGCAGAGACACAGCAGATGTAATAATCACACGAATGAAGAATAAACCATAGATCAACAGACAGCAGCAATGATGACAACTACCAGGAATATTTTTGAAGAATTGAATCACAATTAATAGAAAGCTATTTACTGAAGTTATATATGCAAGATGGAAAGATATTTACTTCCAAGGCAAACCAAAACGATTTataaaattcttcttttaaattaatttttaaggtTTCCTTCCGAGGTGTCATTAGTGAAATTTTAGTAATGATGCTATTGATACAGTAATAAAGAGATTAACGTGATTAAATGTATCGATGACATGTCTTGACATTTGTGCTGTTGACCTCTGGCATCTTGAACTGGGCCTAGAGAGTTGGCatcccactagtcctttaaacgCAATttaaacactgaaaatattcaGCCTTCGTTGTGTTATTCGGACCCCTCCTCCCCAACTATTTATCATCTCTGCCCACGTTGTTTAGAGTGTTCTAGAAACGTAAACACCGCCATTATCTGGCATCTGGCGGTCATACCTCTCTCATGCGGGTTTTCCACAGATGCTCTGAATATTCCGCAGGATCTGTAACAACACCATATTATTTCAGTGATTAAGTGGAGAGATATGACAGGGACTTATATTGCaatttgtaaattattatttatttattttttcctttcttttcccccattctccatttctttcctttgaGTGTTCATTGAAGATAATCAGAGTTCGATTGATGAGTGAGATCCAGGGACACCTAGTCATGTATTAGTCTTTTGCTAACGGATGGTCTCAAATTACTTGAATCTTCTTTTCCAGAAGATAAAGATTTGAGAAAAGAACGAAGCCTATTGAAAACTTTATGAACAGACACACATACgcatacacgtgcacacaacacacacacacacacacacacacacacacacacatacacgtgtacacacaggcacacacacaagcacacacaaacattaccTGTAGGACACTGCCATCTCTCAAGAGCCATCATGGCGATCACTGGCGGAATGAAAGTGTGGGAGCCGCCTTGAATGATGGGTAATCTGGATACAGGAGTTAACACTGTATAGAAgaaccacacacgcacacacactgactcgacaaacaaaagcaatcatTCAGTATTTTTGAAGTACACACGTGCTGTAACAGCGAGGTTACAGGGTTCAGACAGGTGAGTCCTGGCACGATGAGTGCACGACAGTTAGACGGAGAGGAGGAGCAGGAAGAAAGGGAAAGTATCATCTAAAGAGCATTCCCTCACCTGATGCCCAGGACAGTCTGCATGAGGGTGGCCAGTCCACACATAAAGAAGGTGATGCCCATCAGGTGAGCTCTCACCAGAGCCTTGTCGTCTGCACACAGCAGCTCCGCCAGAAGCATGGGAATGGACAGCGAGCCCGGTATAGTCATGATCACTTGCTGAAACGGGTTTACACATCATCAAAGAGGTAAGAGTCTCTTTCGGAAACACAGGTTGAACGGAATTGATACTACTTAAAGActcaagtgatgatgatgatgacgacgacggcgacgacgacgacaatgataaTACTTGCAAGGGTTAAAAAAGCGAATTTTGAAGGATCTAGGGCTTtctccaataaaaaaaatgccagagtttttctgtcttatgatgaaaagaaagattgagaCCGATCTCCTCAGCTaataatctttctttcaaaCGATGGTTTAATTGACCTGCGACTTATAAATGGAAATTTATTTGTTGGCCATCTACTGACATTAAGTTCTCACTGACCTGCAGGGCCAGAAGCAGGCACAGAAGTGGAGGCGGCGTCTCGTTCACTTTAAAGTGAAGGTCGTCTGAGGGGTCAgactctgtgtctctgtgtccTTGACCCTTCATTCCGAGTCGTTTGCCTTCTGGTTTCTCCGACTCCATCGACACTGAGACAAACATCACGTGCAGAAGTCCTTAGATCATCGATTTGCTGGCGAGGTTACAGACAATTTTGGGAGACGGTTAGTCTCTTCACTTTCACATGCTTTTCATATGAAGTGACTCAGTGATGTTACAGCACACCTAAAGAAGTGTTACTCCTGTACAATCAGTCACTCCTGTATAACTAAGAAGTCTTGCAAATTATGTCTCGAATTTGTCATGAAAATGACTctgccaacaacaacagcaaatatgTTTCTTGTGATTTTCTTCAACATTTCTGGCAAATGTGTCATAGGGATAAGATATCACTACCTTCAATTTTTATGCCAATTTcaaactaatttattttatttgaaagatcTGGCTAGA
This sequence is a window from Pomacea canaliculata isolate SZHN2017 linkage group LG5, ASM307304v1, whole genome shotgun sequence. Protein-coding genes within it:
- the LOC112565248 gene encoding solute carrier family 23 member 2-like — translated: MESEKPEGKRLGMKGQGHRDTESDPSDDLHFKVNETPPPLLCLLLALQQVIMTIPGSLSIPMLLAELLCADDKALVRAHLMGITFFMCGLATLMQTVLGIRLPIIQGGSHTFIPPVIAMMALERWQCPTDPAEYSEHLWKTRMREIQGNLMLASLVQVLLGCTGLMGLLLRFIGPLTIAPTIALIGLSLTNVFVFFAKVQWGIASLTVVLVLVFSLLLGRYHQPCLSWSRDRGFHVGRFPVVQLLSPLLAMVVSWLTSHILTVTEVFPNNVNSSYYMARTDVRLHVLREAPWISFPYPFQFGLPTVSAAGFWGMLVATMSSVVESIGDYYASARICRVPFPPPSAMNRAVAMEGLASVFSGMLGAGHATTSYSNNTGAVGITKVASLRVFQLAGVLLIVCGMSGKVGAVLTLVPDPVVGGVLGVILGLVASVGLSIAFYADMKSLRNMTVLGVSLFFGLALPQWVSDYPDAIETGSSDLNQILKVVLGTPMSIGGIIGCILDNILPGTLEERGLVKWLQMQSGPKDSCSTRIYDIPYITGFLRKIKVCSYLPVSPTYSGFGCTRSRLRSRDENGADSNAVIKNGNAASATKTFDNHDV